The Acidobacteriota bacterium genome segment GACTCCGCGCCGACATAGACGTTTCTGCCGACACATCCGAGCTGATCGTTGCTGCGTTCAGGTCGCTGCCCGTCCACCCCGATGTGCCCGACGCCCTCGACCGGCTCCGTAGCGCCGGGTGCCGGATCGTTGCCCTATCCAACGGGTCGAGCGAGGGCATCCCACAGCAGCTAGAAAGCGCTGGCATCCTTGACAGGTTCGACCATGTCCTTTCTGTCGACGAAGTCCAAAGATTCAAACCACACCGAGCGGTGTACGAGGCAGCGCTGTCCAGACTGGGGATTGTTGGATCACAGGCGCTGATGGTCGCAGCGCACGACTGGGACATCGTTGGGGCGCGCAACGTCGGTATCGGCGGAGCGTTCGTGACACGTCCCGGTGTGGTGTGGACTCTGCCCGACCGACAGCCCGACATTGTCGTGGCATCTATCGCTGGGGTGGCCGACGCCCTCGGCGCGTAGCTATGACCTGCGGGCAGACCGAAACACCCCACGTACGACCGTGGCATCGTTAACCTGCGGGTGTGAAAATTGAAAAACTGCTTCTCCTATCGGTATCAATCGCGCTTGTTGCTGCATCCTGCACGTCCTCGACACAGGTCACAACTACGGATCCGGTACCCGGCCCCACTACGACCCAAGCGGCGTCAACGACGACAACGCAGGTCGCTGACACCACCGTTCCAGGCGACGACGGCCCCGATCCTGCCGTGGTCGCCGCCCTCAAGGCCCAAATCGAAGAGCTCATCGACATCACCGAAGACCTCCGGGGTCTCGAGTTCATCCGGCGGCCCGAGGTCGTGGTACTA includes the following:
- a CDS encoding haloacid dehalogenase type II is translated as MQNPETIIFDVNETLLDLDGLRSVLIDALGSSESLAEWFFRLLHGSLVANETDRFRSFETIAVEALAAIGLRADIDVSADTSELIVAAFRSLPVHPDVPDALDRLRSAGCRIVALSNGSSEGIPQQLESAGILDRFDHVLSVDEVQRFKPHRAVYEAALSRLGIVGSQALMVAAHDWDIVGARNVGIGGAFVTRPGVVWTLPDRQPDIVVASIAGVADALGA